CATCTGAAATCGTTATTCGATGGACAGTGGGAAACACGCCATCCATGCCCTTCGTCTTTGTATTTTGTCACCGCATAAATGGTAACTGATGCCATATCTTGAATATCTAATACAGATGTTAAGGTTACCTTTTTCATAACAGATCGTACCATTTCAAATATCTCTTTTGTCCAGTGCTTTGATGCTGACCTCTCAAGCGCCCTAAGATTGGTATGCAACACTGCCTGTCCATATTGGGATTCAAAATCAGCTTGAACCTCTCTAAATCGAAAATATGCCACACACCTATGGAACTGCTTAACAAAATCAGTCATATTCATCCTCCAGTGTACAAACTGTCCCATATGACTATGAAATGCTTCGCACCGCGATGGCGTTCTTATTCCTGCAAAGAAATTTCCCCTAATATGAGCTGTTGCCCACATCTTCCTTTTCTGGTACAATTCATTGATCCAATTATTATCTTCTAACCCAAACCTATCTAACATTTCATTCCACAGACTCTCAAATTTCCAAACATCGTGATCACCAAGcattaattttttgaaaacagGGATGAAATTGGGATTGctaatgttggaaattgcatttcgtAGGAGATGCCATGCACATAACCTGTGGTAACTGTTGGGAAAGACTTTCCTGATTGCATTTCTCATAGCAACATCACCGTCCGTTATTACAGATAAAGGTGTCTTACCTTTCATTGCAACCAAAAACTGCTCCAGCAACCATACATATGTCCCTTCAACCTCATTTGAAACTATGGCAGTAGCAAATATAATCGTCTGGTTATGGTGATTAACACCAGAAAAAACAACAAATGGGCACCTGTACTTATTTTTCTTGTAGGTAGCATCAAAAGCAAGCACATCACCAAACAGTTCATAATTCTTTTGACTCTCACCGTCGCTCCAAAATAGGTTTTGCAACGTTCCATCCGCACCCACCGTGTGTGCAACAAGCATCAATGGATCTATTACACGAAGATCAATAAGATACCTGACAGCACCTTTAGCATCAGAAGACATCTCTTTCCTTTGTCTTGCAATTTGATTATGTACATCCTTCTTCAAAAATCCTACCTTATCATACCCCCCGGTAGCATTAGCGAATGAACCAATCATTTGAGTTACTTTGATTCCGGCATTCCCAAAATTCTTAATTTGCATCTTATCTGACTTACTAAGCTTCCTATTACCTGCCAACAACCTGCAGTGCTTCTCCTTTAACATTGCATGATTGTGCTCAAAGGTAAAAACTGTGACATACCAACGGTGTGAAATTATATCAATATGAACCCGAAATTTTGCTTCACATCCACACCGGGTTTCGTGCCTCGGACCACGTTTGCGATTATCTACTTTGTTTTGCCTAAATCCTGCAAGGTTACAAAGAAATGTTTGTTGAGTAACATCTCCactcttttttttaataacttgaCCTTTACGGACTGCAAAACCGTTCATCTTTGCAAACCAACAGTACCATGTGTAAGCTATTTCCAGACTTCCAAATTGCAGCTTCGAAACATCATCACATTGCAAGTTAAACATGTCCATATTTGCAATGTCGTCAAACTCGTCAACAACAAATGATTCGTCTGGAAGTTGATCTGAAGATATCGATTCATTCAATCTGTCCGAACCCCATTCCGATCCTTCCCCAGAAATTCCACTGCCGTTTGAATCTGTATTCCAATATTCGTGTCCACTAACATAACCGGAACCTATCTCGTCATCATAATCATCACCATCTAATTCgccatcatcatctccatcttcatcaTCGTATTCACATCCGTAAAATTCATTATCTTCTTCCGCATCTTCATCATAGTATTCAACTTCttcaaactcagaatcttcatcaacaacTCTGTTGTCATATTCAACATTATCCAAGCATCCATCACTAACAAAATCCAGTTCACCGTCATCGTTAACACGACCATTCTCATGAAAAATCCCATCGTGTGCttcctaaaaaaatataaataactaaATAGTAAATCAACCATCAATTAGGGTTACAACCACAAGATAAGATTGTTTGAAAATTGACTTACAGAGTTAACTTGCATTACTCCATGGCCAATAACGTCACCACCATCCATCTTTAACTCAATATCTGTTACTTTTACTAAGCACAAAAACTTGCTTCAGACACAAATCGTTAATGGAAGAGGATCGAAAATGGAAGAAATGAAGAAGAAATCAGAAGGGAGCGCAAAAGAAGAAATCAGAAGGGAGCGCAAAAAGAAGAAATCAGAAGGGAGcacaaaagaaaatgaagaagaaaatggtTTCAGAAAAATAAAACGCAGAAGAGTAATGGCTGcagaaaaagaaatgaagaagGACAATGGAAGAAGGACACAGTGGAAGAAGGACGGTGAAGAAAGGTGTGTTGTACGTTTGCAAAAGGTGTAAGGGATGGTGGTGATATGGTGTGTGTTAGTGAAGTGAGTGACCATTAGGGACAGCTAATCTAACGGCTCTtgttcatttgaaaaaaaaaaaaggaaaaaatggtCTCTCACGGTGAGAGACCTATCCACCTTGCGCACCTTAGACGGCGCCCAAACATAGTACAATACAAAAAGTTGTCTTGTACTGTTCTGTACTGTCTAGTACTGTTCTGTCCAATACTTCATATTTTGCAAATCAAATGCACCCTTAGAAGAGATTGTAACGAACACAGAAACAATTGAATTCAATTATAGCTTTATTAATTCCAACAAGTACCAAGGAAATGTCTATTGATTAAGTCATTCCATTTCTTTTTAGAAAATGAAAACAATATAGAATTAATGGTAAACGAAAAGAAATCATTTAGAAGGAATGCCACTACAGGAGGAGAGAATGTAGAGTATCACTTGCTGCCTCCTTCTCATTGCACCGTGTCTTATTATATATGCTGACCCATAAAATATTTTCTGTTAGCACCATCTTACCTCTCTTTGGTTCCACAATactaagatcatttgccatctgtCCTTGATTGCTTCAAATTTCTTATTTTCCTCCAACAATATTATTTTGCCAGCTCATAACATCAACCAATTATCAATTTAGTAAAAAAAGCTGTATCTAATCTAACAAGACCATTCTCCTCTGTTGCTCTCCATGCTGCTTCCTTAACTAATTTAGATAAATCATATTCAATTGAGACACTCTTACATACTCGCACACCATGGCCTCACAGCAAAGCCACTTCTTGTTTTCATTCTTCCTTATAATTCAACTGCTACTAGCATCAGCTAACTGTCCCCCTTCAATTAACTGCGGACATCTTGGACAAATCCAGTTTCCTTTTACAACCACACAACACCCAAA
This Vicia villosa cultivar HV-30 ecotype Madison, WI unplaced genomic scaffold, Vvil1.0 ctg.002544F_1_1, whole genome shotgun sequence DNA region includes the following protein-coding sequences:
- the LOC131639138 gene encoding protein FAR1-RELATED SEQUENCE 5-like, producing MDGGDVIGHGVMQVNSEAHDGIFHENGRVNDDGELDFVSDGCLDNVEYDNRVVDEDSEFEEVEYYDEDAEEDNEFYGCEYDDEDGDDDGELDGDDYDDEIGSGYVSGHEYWNTDSNGSGISGEGSEWGSDRLNESISSDQLPDESFVVDEFDDIANMDMFNLQCDDVSKLQFGSLEIAYTWYCWFAKMNGFAVRKGQVIKKKSGDVTQQTFLCNLAGFRQNKVDNRKRGPRHETRCGCEAKFRVHIDIISHRWYVTVFTFEHNHAMLKEKHCRLLAGNRKLSKSDKMQIKNFGNAGIKVTQMIGSFANATGGYDKVGFLKKDVHNQIARQRKEMSSDAKGAVRYLIDLRVIDPLMLVAHTVGADGTLQNLFWSDGESQKNYELFGDVLAFDATYKKNKYRCPFVVFSGVNHHNQTIIFATAIVSNEVEGTYVWLLEQFLVAMKGKTPLSVITDGDVAMRNAIRKVFPNSYHRLCAWHLLRNAISNISNPNFIPVFKKLMLGDHDVWKFESLWNEMLDRFGLEDNNWINELYQKRKMWATAHIRGNFFAGIRTPSRCEAFHSHMGQFVHWRMNMTDFVKQFHRCVAYFRFREVQADFESQYGQAVLHTNLRALERSASKHWTKEIFEMVRSVMKKVTLTSVLDIQDMASVTIYAVTKYKDEGHGWRVSHCPSNNDFRCSCLRMESIGIPCEHIVAVMVYLNIVEFPENLVLNRWSLYAKESISGSYEDGSHYWDSHLVARHATLVNLSKEVADLSYMDVDDYKKYLEYLTNELCRLKSKYNNEDVPDNIHVEEELVNILNPSCSRSKGCGPGTVGTSERPRRTQTCGICGAAGHNRRCCPTLGADGEPPADSSLQSVSVRLSNDYGFSV